TCGTACGCGCCGAACGGGCCCTGCAGAGCACTCGCACCGGTGACGAGGCGCCCTCCTGGGCCCGCCACTTCGACGAGGCGCAGCTCGCCGACGAGTTCGGCCACTGCCACCGCGACCTCCAGCAGTACCGGGCGGCGGCACAGCACGCGGAGCGGTCGCTCCAGCTGCGCGCCCCGGCGTACGCCCGGAGCAGGCTGTTCTGCCGGGTGGTGCTGGCCACCGCGCGGCTGGGGCTGGGCGAGCTCGACCAGGCCTGCCTGCTGGGGGCCGAGGCCGCCCAGCAGGCGGCGGAGATGCGCTCGGTGCGGGCGGCGGAGTACGTACGCGACTTCGAGCGGCGCCTGGAGCCCTACCGGGACGCGGTCGCCGTGCGCGGCTACCGCGACCGGGTGGCGTCCCTGGGCTGACCCCGGGGGCCTGGGACCCGCCGGGCCCCGGTGCCCTCCCCGCGCGCCGTCGGCCCCGGCCCTTCCCGCTCACGCCGCGGCGGGCAGCGCCGTCCCGTCCGCCGGGTTCCGCCGTACGCCCAGGTCCGCCAGGATCGCCGCGGCCGCCCGCCGGCCCGAGTGCAGGGCGCCCTGCACGGTGCTGGTGTCCCGGTGGTCGCCGCACACGTACAGCCCGGCGAGCACCCGGACCGGCCGGCGCAGGTCGTGCGGCGGTGCCATCGCGGGGGCCGCCTCCGGGTCGTGGGTGGCCGCCAGGAGCTCCCAGTCGTGCGTGGGGGTGCCGTACAGCGTGGCGAGGTGGGACCGGACCGTGCGGTCCAGGTCGGGCGGCGGGGGACCGAGCACCGTCGAGGTGATCAGGGTCCGGCCCAGGGGCGCGCGGGACGGGTCGACCGCGCTCATCACCGCCGTGTGCGAGACCGGCCCCGACCGGTCCGCGTCCAGCAGCAGCCGGGCACCCGTCGGCGGGGGAGCGGGGGCGGTGTGGTGCAGCACCGTCACCGGGTGGAAGTCCGGTGTGCGCAGCCCCGGGAGCAGCTCGGCGGCGGCGCCCGCCCCCGTGGCCAGCAGCAGGGAACGGCAGCTCAGTTCCCCGTGCTCCTTGGTGCGTACGGAGGTGATGTCCGCGCCCGTGACGTGCACCCCGGTCCGTACCGTTCCCGCCGGCAGTGCGGCGGCCAGCAGCTCGGGCAGGGCCGAGGCCCCGCCCTCGGGCACGCACAGTCCGCCGCGCGCGTAGCTGCGCAGGACGAGATCGGCGCAGCGGCTGGAGGTGGCGAGCACGGGATCGCTGAGCAGCGCCGCGAGCAGCGGACGCAGGAACCCGTCGACCGTGCGGGGCGGGAGGCCGCGTGCCGACAGGGCGTCGAGCGCGGGCAGGTCGGGCCGGGCCAGGATCCGGGACGCCGGTGTGGTGGCGAGCCGGCTCAGCCAGGCGCCCAGCCTGGCCTGCTCGATGGCGCCGCCCAGCGGGGCCCGGGGGGCGCCCGACCGGGAGCGTGCCGCCCGCAGTGCGCCCCTTGCGCTCCGTACGTCGCCGGAACGGTAGCGGCGGCCCTGGCTGTGCACGAGCACCCCGGGGGCGAACTCCCGGAGCGCCAGGGAGCCGAGCCCCGGCGCGGTGCGCAGCTCCGGGTAGGAGGAGCTGAGCAGCGGACCGGTGCGGTCGAGCCGGAAACCGTCGGTCTCGTCGGTGGCCATCCGCCCGCCGACGCGGGGGGCGGCCTCCAGGACGCAGGTGTCCACCCCTGCGCTTATCAGCTGGTGAGCGGCTGTCAGACCGGCGATTCCGGCCCCGATGACCACCACGTCCGCGTGGTGTGCCGTATCTGCGGTGAGCACGTGCCCTCCCCGAGTCGGTACGACTGCTGGGGGGCTCCTGCCCCCACCAGGCCCCCGGAATACCGGAGTTCGCGCTTGAGGCTAAGTCGCGTGCCGCTCGGGGAGCAGTCGCGCGCGACCCGGGCACCGGTGCACGGGGTCGCACAGTCGTTCGTCGGACGGGAGTACCGGTGCGTGGCTGTGCCACCCGGACGCAGGACGGCCGAAGAGCGCGGACGGGGAGCACGGGCGGAGCACACGCGGCCGGGAGTACGCACGGAGAGCGCGGGCGGGCAGTACGGCCGGCGGGCCCGGCCGGGGAGCGCGGGCGGGCAGGACGGGCGGCGGACCCGGCCGGAGCCGTCCGGCCGCGCCGTTCAGCGCAGGGCGGCCCGGATGGCGGAGTCGATCCCCGGGAAGGCGAAGGTGAAGCCCGAGTCGAGCAGCCGCGCGGGGACCACCCGCTGACTGCCCAGGACGTCCTCGGCGAAGTCGCCGAGCGCGATCCGCAGGGCCGGCGCGGGCACGGTGAAGAGCGTCGGCCGGCGCAGCACCCGCCCCATCGCGGCCGTCACCTGGCCGTTGGTGACCGGGGCGGGCGCGGTCAGGTTGACCGGGCCGGACAGCGACCCGGTGTCCAGGATGTGCCGCATCGCCGCGATGTGGTCGTGCAGGGCGATGAAGCTCCAGTACTGCCGGCCGTCGCCGAGCCGGCCGCCCAGCCCCGCCTTGAAGAGGGGGAAGAGGCGTCCCCAGGCCCCGCCCCGCCGGGCGACGACCAGACCCGTCCGCGCGTGCACCGTACGGACACCGGCCTCCTCGGCGGCTGCCGTGGCCTCCTCCCACTCCACGCACACCGACGGCAGGAACCCGTCGCCGGGCGGCGCGCTCTCGTCGACCGCGCGGTCCCCGGTGTCGCCGTAGAAACCGATGGCGGAGCCGGCCAGCAGCACCCGGGGCGGGGTGTCGAGCGAGGCGACGGCCTCGGCGATCGCCGCCGTGCCCAGCACCCGGCTGTCCCGGATCTCCCGCTTGTACGCCTCGGTCCACCGGTGGTCGCCGACCCCGGCCCCGGCGAGATGGACGACCGCGTCGCAGCCCACCAGGCCCGCCGCGTCGACGTACTGGCGCCGGGGATCCCACTCCACCTCGTCACCGGTGGCGGCGGGGCGGCGCACCAGGCGCACCACCTCGTGCCCGTCGGCCCGCAGCGAGCGCACGAGCGCCGCTCCGATGAGTCCGGTCGATCCGCTGACGGCGATTCGGGAGTGCGGCATGGGCCCATCCTGCCCCATGTGGCGCGGCGGACGGAGGCGGCGTGACGGAACGGAAAGGGGGAAGACCCCCGCGGGGGCGCGTGAAACCATGATCCCCATGGCGAACGCTCCGCAGTCCCTCTCCCCGTACCCCGTCCGTCCCGCCGTGCTCGCGGACGGGCCGGCGCTCGGCGTACTCGACCGGGCCACCTGGTCCACGCTGCACGCCGTGCAGCCGGAACCGCAGCCGCCCTACGCGCCGTTCTTCGACGAACGGCACACCCCCGCCGACTTCCTCGTCGCCGAGGCGGACACGGAGGACGGAGAGCGGCACCTCACCGGCTACATCCACCTCGGCCGCCCCACCCCGCTCGCCTGCAACTCCCATGTGCGGCAGATACAGGGCCTCGCCGTGGCCGAACAGGCGCGGGGCCGCGGAGTGGCGCGGTCACTGCTCCGGGCGGCGTTCGCCGAGGCCCGGCGGCAGGGGGCCGTACGGATCACCCTGCGCGTCCTCGGGCACAACACGCCCGCACGGGCGCTCTACGCCTCGGAGGGCTTCGCCGTCGAAGGCGTGCTCCCGGGAGAGTTCTTCCTGCACGGCCGCTACGTCGACGACGTACTGATGGGCCGCTCGCTCACCTAAAGGCTGTCCCGTAATCCCTGGCGGGCGCGCGACGACAGCCACGGCACCTCGCGGCGTTGTCGGAACGTCCGCATACTCCCCCGGTGGCTTCGCCCGGGGGCACCCCCATACGTATGCGAACGCCCCTCCGCCTTGCGATGTACCGCGTCTGACGCCGCACGCTGCTCCACCACGGATTACGGGACAGCCTTAAGGTGTATTGACCCGCAGCGTTGTCGACGCGGCCTCTCAGAACACGCCGAAGCGGTCCCGGAGCAGGGGGAACCGTTCCGCCAGCGCCGCCTCGTCGCCCGGGTCGAGCGGGGTGCCCAGGGGCTCCGCCGGCTCGGGCGGCACCCCCGGATCGGGTGCGGCCACACCGGTCAGCTGCTCGTACGCCTCGTCCGCGGCATAGCCGAGCTCCTCGCCGTCACCGTCGAACTCCGGGTCGAAGTCCTCCAGGAGGCCGGCGAGGGAGTCCGCGTCCTGCACCGCCCCCTCGAACACCTCCCGGCCCTGCCCGATCAGCCAGCACCGGAAGGACTCGAACGCCTCGGCGTCCGCCTCACCCAGCAGCACGGCGGCGGCGCCCCACAGATCCCAGCGGTGGGCGCGGTTGTAGCGGGCCTCGAAGTGCCGTGCGAAATCCAGCACGGAGTCGGGATCGAGCTGCACCAGCCGTTCGACGAGCACATCGGCGTGTTCGTCGGGGTCGCCCCCGGCGGCCTCACGGGTGCTGTCGATGATCTCCCAGAACTCCGTCTCGTCCATCACCGCTCCAGCATCCGCCCTTGCGCCGGGTGCCGCACGCCCGGGGGCGGCGGACGGCCCTCAGCGGTACATGGCGTACAGGCGTGCGGCGGCCCGGCCGAAGCGCGCCCGCAGCGCGGAGGGCGCCAGCACCTCCAACTCCGGCCCCAGGCGCAGCAGCTGGTCGTAGGCGACCTCCTCCGACTCCACCGCCAGGGTCAGCGTGTGCAGCCCGTCCGCGTCCGGCCCGGCCGCCCCCGCCAGCGCCTCCTCGACGGCGGCCGGGTCCACGACGTGCGGCAACCGCGCCAGCCCCGCGCCGGACAGCCGTACGGTCACCTCGGCACGCAGGATCGACCGGGCGAACTCCGCCGCCCGCTTTGCCCAGAAGCCCGGCAGGTCGAAGTCGAGATCCCGCTCGAACCGGGTCTCCGACACCGCGACCGCCGTGAACCGGTCGATCCGGTACACCCGGACGTCCGCGTCCCCGGCGCGGGCGCACAGGTACCAGACACCGGCCTTCAGCACGAGGCCGTACGGGGCCAGCTCCCGCTCGGTCTCCTCCGCGCCCGCCGCCCGGCGGTAGCGGGCGCGGAGGAGCCGGTCGTCCCACACGGCCTGCGCGACCGCGGGCAGCAGCCCGGGGGTGACCGGCTCGTGGAACCAGCCCGGCGCGTCCAGATGGAAGCGGCGCGCCGCGGACCGGGGAGCGTCCCGGAGGGAGGGCAGCAGGGCGGCCGCCACCTTCAGACGGGCCGCCGACGCCGCGTCGTCCAGTCCCATCTCCCGCAGCGCGGACGGCAGCCCGGACAGGAACAGCGCCTCGGCCTCGTCCCGGGCCAGCCCGGTGAGCCGGGTCCGGTAGCCGCCGACCAGCCGGTAGCCGCCGGTCCGGCCCCGGTCCGCGTACACCGGGACACCCGCCTCCGACAGCGCCTGCGCGTCCCGCGTCACCGTGCGCTCCGACACCTCCAGCTCCTCCGCCAGCTCGGCGGCGGACATCACGGACCGCGACTGGAGGAGCAGGACCATCTTGATGAGCCGGGCAGCGCGCATGCGCCCATTGTGCGGGGCCGGAAACGCGAGGGCGGTGCGGTGGCCGGACACGCCCGGCCACCGCACCGCCTCGTTGTTCCCGCGGACCCGCGGACCCGGGATCAGAGCCCGTACTTCTCGCGGGCCTCCTTGACCTTCGAGGCGGGGATCTCGCCCCGGCGCGCCAGCTGTGCCAGCGCCGCGACCGCGACCGACTGCGCGTCGACGCCGAAGTGCCTGCGGGCGCCCTCGCGGGTGTCGGAGAGGCCGAAGCCGTCCGTGCCGAGCGAGGACCAGTCCTGCTCCACCCACTGGCTGATCTGGTCCGGGACCGCGCGCATCCAGTCGCTCACCGCGAGGACCGGGCCCGGTGCGCCGGACAGCGCCTGCGTCACGTACGGAACCCGCTGCTCGCCGCGGAGCAGGGCCTCGTCGCACTCCAGCGCGTCCCGGCGCAGCTCGCCCCACGAGGTGGCGGACCACACGTCGGCCGTGACACCCCAGTCGGCGGCCAGCAGCTCCTGGGCCTGGAGGACCCAGTGGATCGCCGTGCCCGAGGCCAGCAGCTGGAGACGCGGCGCGTCCGCGGCGGCGGGCACACCCTCCTTGAAGCGGTACAGGCCCTTGACGATGCCCTCCTCGACGCCCTCCGGCATCGCGGGCTGCGGCTTCGGCTCGTTGTAGACCGTCAGGTAGTAGAAGACGTCCTCGGCCTCGGGGCCGTACATCCGCCGCAGACCGTCCTTGACGATCACCGCGATCTCGTACGCGAACGCCGGGTCGTAGTTGAGCGACGCCGGGTTGGTCGACGCGATCAGGTGCGAATGGCCGTCCGCGTGCTGGAGGCCCTCACCCGTCAGCGTCGTACGGCCCGCGGTGGCACCGACGATGAAGCCCTTGCCGAGCTGGTCGGCGAGCTGCCACATCTGGTCGCCGGTCCGCTGCCAGCCGAACATCGAGTAGAAGATGTAGAACGGGATCATCGTCTCGCCGTGCGTCGCGTACGACGTGGCGGCGGCGATGAAGTCGGCCATGGCGCCGGCCTCGGTGATCCCCTCGTTGAGGATCTGGCCGTCCTTGGCCTCCTTGTAGTACATCAGCTGGTCGCGGTCGACCGGCTCGTACGTCTGGCCCAGCGGCGAGTAGATGCCGGCCGACGGGAACAGGGACTCCATACCGAAGGTACGGGCCTCGTCCGGGACGATCGGCACCCAGCGCCTGCCGGTCTCCTTGTCCCGCATCAGGTCCTTCACCAGGCGGACGAACGCCATGGTGGTGGCCATCTCCTGCTTGCCGGAACCCTTGTACAGGGCCTTGAAGGCACGCTCCTCCGGCTCCGGCAGGGCGAGGGCGTGCACCCGGCGGGCGGGGGCCGGACCACCGAGGGCCGCGCGGCGCTCCTGGAGGTAGCGGACCTCGGGGGAGTCGGCGCCCGGGTGGCCGTAAGGCACCAGCCCGCTCTCGAAGGCACTGTCCGGGATCGGGAGGCCGAGCAGCTCGCGCATGCCCTTGAACTCGTCGATCGACAGCTTCTTCATCTGGTGGTTGGCGTTCTTGGACTCGAAGCCCTTGCCGAGCGTGTAGCCCTTCACCGTCTGCGCCAGGATCACGGTCGGCGCGCCCTTGTGTGCCAGGGCGGCGCGGTAGGCCGCGTACACCTTGCGGGCCTCGTGGCCACCGCGCGAGGAGTAGAAGCACTCGGCGATCTTCGCGTCGCTCAGCAGCTTCGCCAGCTCGGCGAGCGCGGGCTCGGCGCCGAAGAAGTGCTCGCGGATGTAGGCCACGTCACGGGTCGCGTACGTCTGGAACTGCGCGTCCGGGACCTCCCGCAGGCGGCGGACCAGCGCACCCGTGGTGTCGAGCTGGAACAGCTCGTCCCAGGCACTGCCCCAGAGCGTCTTGACGACGTTCCAGCCGGCCCCGCGGAAGGCGCCCTCCAGCTCCTGGACCACACGGAAGTTCGCGCGGACCGGGCCGTCGAGGCGCTGCAGGTTGCAGTTGATGACGAAGGTCAGGTTGTCGAGCTGCTCACGGGCCGCGAGGGCGAGGGCCGCGGTCGACTCGGGCTCGTCCATCTCGCCGTCGCCCAGGAAGGCCCAGACGTGCGAGTTCGACGTGTCCTTGATGTTGCGGTTGGCCAGATAGCGGTTGAAGCGCGCCTGGTAGATCGCAGAGAGCGGGCCGAGGCCCATCGACACCGTGGGGAACTCCCACAGCCAGGGCAGCCGCCGCGGGTGCGGGTAGGACGGCAGGCCGTCACCGCCCGACTCCTGGCGGAAGTTGTCGAGCTGCTGCTCGCTGAGCCGCCCGTCGAGGAAGGCGCGGGCGTAGATACCTGGCGAGGCGTGGCCCTGGACGTAGATCTGGTCGCCGGAGCCGTCCCCCTCCTTGCCGCGGAAGAAGTGGTTGAAGCCGGTCTCGTACAGCCAGGCCGCCGAGGCGAAGGTGGCGATGTGGCCGCCGACGCCGAAGCGGGCGCCCCGGGTGACCATCGCCGCCGCGTTCCAGCGGTTCCAGGCGGTGATACGGGACTCCATCTCCAGGTCACCGTCGAAGGCGGGCTCCGCGGCGGTGGGGATGGTGTTGACGTAATCGGTCTCCAGCAGCTTGGGCAGCGCGATGCCGGCGCCCTCAGCGTGCTGGAGCGAGCGCCGCATCAGGTACGCGGCGCGGTGCGGGCCCGCGGCCTTGGTGACGGCATCCAGGGAGGCCGCCCATTCGGCGGTCTCCTCGGGGTCGCGGTCCGGGAGCTGATCGAGCTCGCTCGGCTTTGCTACGGGGTCGGTCATGATCGCCGCCTTCCGGAGTGGAGGGGGGTGGAGAAGTCCCTGACTGGCAGGACAGGGCGATGGGGCCGGTGGGCCCGCGACTGAACTGTAAGGCGCCGATCGATGATCGATCAAAGGGTGAAGGGTAAAACTTCTCGATATGAAGAAAAGTGGCATGCGGTGCCGCGAAAGGGGGCACGGAGTGACGGGATCAAAGGGAGGAAAGGGGCGCTCACCTGCACGGACGAGCGATCGGCACCCCAGATGGGCGCAGGCGCGCCGACCCCGCCGGGCGACGCGCGGCTCCGCCTCAGGCGCGCGGAGCGCACCCGAGGACGTGCTCCTTCACCAGTACCGCTATCCGCGGGTCCCGCCGCAGGAACGCCTCGATCAGCGCCTCGTGCTCCTCGGCGTACGACTTCTGCACCGTACCCAGCCAGCGGATCGACAGGGCCGTGAACACCTCGATGCCCAGCCCCTCCCAGGTGTGCAGCAGCACGGCGTTCCCCGCCGCCCGCACCATCTCCCGGTGGAAACCGACCGTGTGCCGCACCTGCGCCTCGCCGTCGGCCAGCCGGTCCGCCTCGTACAGGGCCGCCACGTGCGGGGCCAGCGCCGAGCAGTCCTCGGCGAGCGCGGGCGCGGCCAGTTCCGCCGCGATCTGCTCCAGCCCGGCCCGCACCGGGTAGCTCTCCTCCAGATCGGCCGCGGTCAGGTTCCGCACCCGGACGCCCTTGTTGGGGGCCGACTCGATCAGCCGCAGCGTCTCCAGCTCGCGCAACGCCTCCCGGACGGGCGTCTGGCTGACCTCCAGCTCGGTCGCGATCCGGCGCTCCACGATCCGCTCACCCGGCTTCCAGCGCCCGCTGACGATCCCGTCCACGATGTGCTCGCGGATCTGTTCGCGCAGCGAGTGGACGACGGGCGGGGTCATGAGGGGCTCCTTCGGGCAAACCGGTGCTACATACACCGACACGGCTGCCGGAATGACCGGTGGTGACTAGACAATACGGCGGCGCCCCCGCCCGGAGGTGTTCCGGACGGGGGCGCCGCTGGTGAGGCTCGTTACAGCCCGAGGGCTCTTAGCCGTGGCCCCGAGGGCTCAGCCGTGGCCCCGGGGGCTCAGAGGCCCAGCTCGACCTCGAACTCGCCGGCCTCCAGGATCGCCTTGACCG
This DNA window, taken from Streptomyces nitrosporeus, encodes the following:
- a CDS encoding NAD(P)/FAD-dependent oxidoreductase produces the protein MLTADTAHHADVVVIGAGIAGLTAAHQLISAGVDTCVLEAAPRVGGRMATDETDGFRLDRTGPLLSSSYPELRTAPGLGSLALREFAPGVLVHSQGRRYRSGDVRSARGALRAARSRSGAPRAPLGGAIEQARLGAWLSRLATTPASRILARPDLPALDALSARGLPPRTVDGFLRPLLAALLSDPVLATSSRCADLVLRSYARGGLCVPEGGASALPELLAAALPAGTVRTGVHVTGADITSVRTKEHGELSCRSLLLATGAGAAAELLPGLRTPDFHPVTVLHHTAPAPPPTGARLLLDADRSGPVSHTAVMSAVDPSRAPLGRTLITSTVLGPPPPDLDRTVRSHLATLYGTPTHDWELLAATHDPEAAPAMAPPHDLRRPVRVLAGLYVCGDHRDTSTVQGALHSGRRAAAAILADLGVRRNPADGTALPAAA
- a CDS encoding TIGR01777 family oxidoreductase, translating into MPHSRIAVSGSTGLIGAALVRSLRADGHEVVRLVRRPAATGDEVEWDPRRQYVDAAGLVGCDAVVHLAGAGVGDHRWTEAYKREIRDSRVLGTAAIAEAVASLDTPPRVLLAGSAIGFYGDTGDRAVDESAPPGDGFLPSVCVEWEEATAAAEEAGVRTVHARTGLVVARRGGAWGRLFPLFKAGLGGRLGDGRQYWSFIALHDHIAAMRHILDTGSLSGPVNLTAPAPVTNGQVTAAMGRVLRRPTLFTVPAPALRIALGDFAEDVLGSQRVVPARLLDSGFTFAFPGIDSAIRAALR
- a CDS encoding GNAT family N-acetyltransferase, whose translation is MANAPQSLSPYPVRPAVLADGPALGVLDRATWSTLHAVQPEPQPPYAPFFDERHTPADFLVAEADTEDGERHLTGYIHLGRPTPLACNSHVRQIQGLAVAEQARGRGVARSLLRAAFAEARRQGAVRITLRVLGHNTPARALYASEGFAVEGVLPGEFFLHGRYVDDVLMGRSLT
- a CDS encoding DUF4240 domain-containing protein — protein: MDETEFWEIIDSTREAAGGDPDEHADVLVERLVQLDPDSVLDFARHFEARYNRAHRWDLWGAAAVLLGEADAEAFESFRCWLIGQGREVFEGAVQDADSLAGLLEDFDPEFDGDGEELGYAADEAYEQLTGVAAPDPGVPPEPAEPLGTPLDPGDEAALAERFPLLRDRFGVF
- a CDS encoding helix-turn-helix transcriptional regulator, which gives rise to MRAARLIKMVLLLQSRSVMSAAELAEELEVSERTVTRDAQALSEAGVPVYADRGRTGGYRLVGGYRTRLTGLARDEAEALFLSGLPSALREMGLDDAASAARLKVAAALLPSLRDAPRSAARRFHLDAPGWFHEPVTPGLLPAVAQAVWDDRLLRARYRRAAGAEETERELAPYGLVLKAGVWYLCARAGDADVRVYRIDRFTAVAVSETRFERDLDFDLPGFWAKRAAEFARSILRAEVTVRLSGAGLARLPHVVDPAAVEEALAGAAGPDADGLHTLTLAVESEEVAYDQLLRLGPELEVLAPSALRARFGRAAARLYAMYR
- the aceE gene encoding pyruvate dehydrogenase (acetyl-transferring), homodimeric type, with amino-acid sequence MTDPVAKPSELDQLPDRDPEETAEWAASLDAVTKAAGPHRAAYLMRRSLQHAEGAGIALPKLLETDYVNTIPTAAEPAFDGDLEMESRITAWNRWNAAAMVTRGARFGVGGHIATFASAAWLYETGFNHFFRGKEGDGSGDQIYVQGHASPGIYARAFLDGRLSEQQLDNFRQESGGDGLPSYPHPRRLPWLWEFPTVSMGLGPLSAIYQARFNRYLANRNIKDTSNSHVWAFLGDGEMDEPESTAALALAAREQLDNLTFVINCNLQRLDGPVRANFRVVQELEGAFRGAGWNVVKTLWGSAWDELFQLDTTGALVRRLREVPDAQFQTYATRDVAYIREHFFGAEPALAELAKLLSDAKIAECFYSSRGGHEARKVYAAYRAALAHKGAPTVILAQTVKGYTLGKGFESKNANHQMKKLSIDEFKGMRELLGLPIPDSAFESGLVPYGHPGADSPEVRYLQERRAALGGPAPARRVHALALPEPEERAFKALYKGSGKQEMATTMAFVRLVKDLMRDKETGRRWVPIVPDEARTFGMESLFPSAGIYSPLGQTYEPVDRDQLMYYKEAKDGQILNEGITEAGAMADFIAAATSYATHGETMIPFYIFYSMFGWQRTGDQMWQLADQLGKGFIVGATAGRTTLTGEGLQHADGHSHLIASTNPASLNYDPAFAYEIAVIVKDGLRRMYGPEAEDVFYYLTVYNEPKPQPAMPEGVEEGIVKGLYRFKEGVPAAADAPRLQLLASGTAIHWVLQAQELLAADWGVTADVWSATSWGELRRDALECDEALLRGEQRVPYVTQALSGAPGPVLAVSDWMRAVPDQISQWVEQDWSSLGTDGFGLSDTREGARRHFGVDAQSVAVAALAQLARRGEIPASKVKEAREKYGL
- a CDS encoding GntR family transcriptional regulator, encoding MTPPVVHSLREQIREHIVDGIVSGRWKPGERIVERRIATELEVSQTPVREALRELETLRLIESAPNKGVRVRNLTAADLEESYPVRAGLEQIAAELAAPALAEDCSALAPHVAALYEADRLADGEAQVRHTVGFHREMVRAAGNAVLLHTWEGLGIEVFTALSIRWLGTVQKSYAEEHEALIEAFLRRDPRIAVLVKEHVLGCAPRA